The nucleotide window AGTAGGGAGTCTGCTTGTCGGCGTAGAACTCCTTGAGGATGACGTGGATGCACGCCATCAGGAAGGCGCCGTCGCTGCCGGGCACCAGCGGCACCCAGGTGTCGGCGTACTTGGTGACGTCAGAGTAGTTGGGCGACATGACGACGACCTTCGTGCCGCGGTACTTGGCCTCGGGCAGGAAGTGGCAGTCGGCCGTGCGCGTCATGTTGAGGTTGCTGCCGGCGACGACCCAGTAGGTGCCGAGGTACCAGTCGGAGCTCTCGCAATTCTCGGTCTGGTCGCCGAACATCGACGACGACACGTGCGGCAGGTCGTGATACCACTCGTAGTAGCTGTTGTAGAGGCCGCCCAGCAAGTTGTTGTAGCGCTGCCCCGAGATGAACGACAGCAGGCTCATCGCCGGGATGGGCGAGAAGACGGCCAGGTGGTCGGGCCCCCACTTCTTGATGGTGTGGATCTGGCCGGCGGCCACCATCTCGACGGCCTCGTCCCAGCTCACGCGCTTCCAGCCGGCCTTGCCGCGGGCGGCCTTGTAAGCCTTCGACTTCTGCTCGTCTTCCAGGACCGCGCCCATGGCCTCGACCGCATCCTTGCCCTTCTGCTTCTCCGCCTGGTAGAAGTCCCAAAGGACCTTGCGGACGTACGGGTACTTCGGGCGCAGCGGGCTGTAGGGGTACCACGAGGCCGTGACGCCGCGCTGGCAGCCGCGCGGCTCGACGTTGGGGATGTCGGGATCAATTTGCGGATAGTCGGTCTTCTGGAGCTCCCAGCAGATCAGGCCGTCCTTGACGAAGACCTCCCAGCTGCACGCCATCGAGCAGTTGACGCCGTGGCCGGTCCGGACGCTGTAGTCGTACGACCACCGGCTCCGGTAGAAATCCTCCCACGACCGGGAGTCGCCGGTGATGTTGAACCACTTCATTACCTGACCTCCACCTTCTTGGATCCCGCCTTGAGTCCGGCGACCGTCAGCCCCAGCACGCCCAGGGCGCCCAGCGCCAGAGTCGGAAAGTATTCCTTGGGAAGCGGCGTGCCCGCCGCCGTCTCCAGGTACGCGACGATGTCGGCCACCTGCTGGTCCGCCAGGCCGAGGTCGGGCATGCTCGAGCCGTACTCCTTGATGTTGGCGAGCGTCGCCTCGTCGCCCTGCTCGCGGTGCGCCGACGGCGCCTTGATGTGGGCGGCCACCCAGGCGCGATCCCGCCGCTCGAGGACGCCCTTGAGATCGGGCCCGACCACCTTGCCGCCGCCGATGGAATGGCAGCTCCCGCAGGTACGG belongs to Candidatus Tanganyikabacteria bacterium and includes:
- a CDS encoding cytochrome c; this translates as MNRSRGGRLALAFAPLFGGALLLLAPAGGAAAEADTSGKQAAGQEIFGRTCGSCHSIGGGKVVGPDLKGVLERRDRAWVAAHIKAPSAHREQGDEATLANIKEYGSSMPDLGLADQQVADIVAYLETAAGTPLPKEYFPTLALGALGVLGLTVAGLKAGSKKVEVR